The Penaeus monodon isolate SGIC_2016 chromosome 6, NSTDA_Pmon_1, whole genome shotgun sequence genomic sequence AATAGGAGAAAAAtcttatatagtaattatattaataataatcgtaatagtatTCGTCACGataattattaacaaaaataacagtccCATTTATAATGGTAACTtaattaaatacaaataaaataattgcaatatacacGGAAAATAATAACCCATTAAAGTTtggtaaattaaaataaaattcaccACTCGAGTTAACAgtacctcacaaaaaaaaaaaaaaaaaaaaaaaaaaaaaaaaatcacccataaTACATGTAATGGACAGGCCATATATCACacagaatattgataaaatataagatgtgTAATGTCGATGCTATGTTCAATTGAAGCTAACAAAGAGCAATATTTGATGTCTTGCTCGATTAAATAGCGAGATTTCTGAAGTACAATATCTCTTAAACGCTTCCTATGAGAATACATAGAATTCGtatacaaagtgaaaaaaaatttgggaacgtGTAGACTCTATTCAGTTATTACTGaattcaataataacaaaattattattattatttttattattattattattattattattattatcattattattattattatcatcatttttatcatcagcattattattaataccattatcattatttcacctaataatattgttattattgttgtccatgtcattgtttttattttgttgttcttttaaataccactatcatcatcatcaccatcactactattatccttatcaaaaaaatatttttattatgctgatttttttttctgataatcacGAATATAACTGTCGTAGctgtttttttgcatattttagcATATAATCACGAATATTACTTAGCATATTTTTAGCATATTTAGCATATTTtagcatatttacatattaatatttagcatcttttaatatttatttaatattttgcatattttagcATATAATCACGAATATTACTGTCGTAGCAGTTTTAGCATTGATAACAGCATATgcattcttcttattttccccattttcattttaaaggcaatgataagaataatatgaagttatgataacaataccactgttacttataataatattgataacaacaatgacaatatcagtactgataatgaaaataataacaatgattagtgTAAGATTATGAAGAAAACATAATGGTGTAAGAAAGATTAATAGCGcaaatatttacataatgataaaatCGGTTTCCTCTAATAATTGTACATCCTATCATGATATATGCTGACCGTGACCTGGTATTACGTGCACATGAACgtttggggaggaggaaagaatggcTGTCGCAGTGAGTAAGAAATTACGAGTGAGACGCTCAGGTATATTGTTCAGTCTGTCCTtactcttaaaatttttttgtttctactgAATTAAATTGGTCTGAATGTTGTTCTGACTTTCACGATGTCAAATATGTGCTATTTGAAGTTCCATTTCGCCTAATTATGACATACTGCTGCCAGCCACAGTACACAAGTAACGGTTCTTGGAAAACTCACATAACACTTCTCCTTTCATTTATAactgtacacatatatacctttgtattcacacacacacacacagatatgtatgtatatatatgtatatatatatatatctatatatatatatatatatatatatatatatatatatatatatatatgtgtatatattatataatatatgtaaaatatatatatatatatatataatatatatatatatatatatataatgtatatatatgtatatatatatataatatatatatatatatatatatatatatatatatcatatatatatattgtatatatatatatatataaaatatattatatatataaatgatatatgtagttatgtgtataatgtgtatatataggtagtgTGTGTTAATACTTGTGAttattgtagtatattatatattgatatatagtatatattatttgtgtgttgtgtgtgtgtgttgtgtgtgttgtggtggtgtgtgtgtgtgtggtgtgtaggtgtatgtgtgtgtagtgtatttattttatgataatttttacaattaatcaaatatttttatatatatatatgtgtatatatatatttatatatatatatacattattattatatatactagatataatgtgatatattttatattatactattataagatattatatatatatacatattatatatatatatatatatatatatatatatatatatatatatatatatatatatatatatatatacttatataagcaacacacacatacatacaaacacacacacaatcacaaccacacacacacacacacacacacacacaacacacacacacacatattatatatatatatataatatatatatatatatatatatatatatatatatatatatatatatatatatatatatatatataatatatataatacaaatgtatacatatatatcatgcactatatgtatatatatcatatatgtatgtgtgtgtgtgtgtgtacattacacacacacacacacacacacacacacacacaccacacacacatatatatatatatatatatatatatatatatacatatatatatgattatatatattatatatattataatatatatatatattatatatatatatatatatatatatatatatatacatatatacatgatctttatgcatacatttgtattacatatatatatatatacatattcatatatgactGCGGATGGTCAGTGTTAGCATGGACTCGCTTATTACACCGTCGCACATTCGTAAAATGCATTCTTGATTGTCGCTCGACCGattcaggagaaaagaaatatcgcttgagaagtcaaacgtcaGTTCGTATGGAATCGCCGCCGTGCAGGTGGTTGAGCTGGGCTCCACCTATCCCCGGCAGGGTGAGTTGACAAAATCCTCTCATAATGATTGACGCGAGGCCGATTCAGCAGTGGAATAAATATGGCTGTGGAAACAAAGAGTATTaaaatgcataacatatatatatatcatcatacttgTATGATATATTATCAATCAAACAGCATATATGGTGTGTTGactaatataattacacacatgaCATTAGtatacatctgcatatacatgtatgtggataaatatatagaatatgtaacaatacatcaatacatataaaaaaacagaaatatgaaatatcattgtataaacacaaacatatacatatgtttgagtaaatatgtacatatatatatgcatttgtatatatacacaaacatatacatatgtttgagtaaatattcatatacatgtaatattatatattcataataatgtatgtgataaatatgtatatatatacatatcatatatataatttataaataagtatatgatatatatcatattatatataataacatataatatttagtaatatgtacatatatatatcatgtgtatatatatatatatatgtatatatatatataaatatatatatatatatatatatgaataaaaatgtatatttgtgtatactgAATTACATGTAGGCCTAAGCGTAGTCTCGGAACATTCTACGACATGTCCCACCTTATTTAACTAGGATAAATGATTACATTATTACAGCGAAGATTCGtattagagatatatgtatatgtagcacGCGAGCCGAAACATCAACACCACCCACCTTACACACAGCGACACACTACACTACTCAACAGCGATTCTACAACACAATGTAGTTGAATTGACTCGCGAAGAAAAGACATATACAACAGAAACACCAATGCATGAGAATTGACTTCAAAAATAACTACTATAAAATGCCAAGGACAGATAAGGGTTGCTTCTACGTCGTTTAGGCCAGAGTAGTATAAGGGTAAGTGGCTGCTCGTATGCATTGCAGATATAATACAATGCAGTCATGAGACTCTGGTGAGCGATGTATACGAACCATTCGTGCCTACATGAGTACATTACTGATTGTGAATATGTTTACTAATGTCTGTAATGgcaaggttttatatatatatatttattattacttattattaattggattattatatatatatatatataatatatatatatagttgtatagtgtgtgtgtgtgtgtgtgtgtgtgtgtgtgtgtgtgtaaattttatatatattatatataaatatatatatatatatatatatatatatatatatatatatatatatatatatatgtatgtatgtatgtacatgtgcatatataacttTTTCCATAGGAAAGCATGTCTTATGATATACTCTTATAAATTGTGATGTCCCAAgttgtttatataaatttgctgAATTTTATATGCTTTCACCTTCAGATCGCTGTGTTGTTGGTCGCCTTCGTGGCAGCAGAACAGAAGCGCGAGGCTGAGCCTTCCTACGGCCTCCACTACCCCCTTACCTACCCTTATGGTGTAGGCCTAGGCAGTACCTACGGGCTCTACCCATATGGCACTCACTCCTTCCTCAGTACCCGCGGCCACATCCTTCACAAGCGCGACGCTGAAGCCGACCCTGGCTACCTTTTGGGAGGAGGTCTTGGCCTAGGCAACGCCTATGGTTATGGCCTCACTTATGGCCTTGGTCAGGGTTATGGCTATGGATATCCATTAGGTCATGTTTCCTATCACACCGTCGGCCACTCTATCGGCAAGCGTGAGGCTGAACCAGGTTTCGCACATGGTCTTCTTGGCCACGGAACATCCTACGGCTacaacccctctctcctctatcctggGATCGCTCATTCCTACCAATACAATCGTGCTTTTACTCCACTTATCTACGGATAGTGAAAATATTGTTCTTCCTCCGGATATATTTGATTAAAATACATTGTATGATAGAAATGTGCACATCTGACAAGATTATATATTAGTCAGTGGCATTTCCTCCTCATATAAATGATACTTTCCAAGGTATTGAAATTAAATAAACGTCTGCAAGTCATATAAgaatttaattatctattatctattgtgTTATATGGATGACAAATCTGAAGTTACGacgatatgattatatatgcaaaaataaaatagaattttaagTACCATAACTCCCATAGCATAAATACCAGTGATAACATAGGGATTATTCTTTTGATGTTAGAATATAATGTCCATAGACCTTTGGGCTAGATGAGCAGCGATATTTGTGGTCCCTTGATACAAAATGCAGTATTGCTATGACTAAcagtgataaaagtgaaaataatattagtagcagGTACTCCTTAAacgattaatgatattattactgacagtgataaagataacattatgaaaagaaattaatagatatattgtttCTAATAGTGATTACCAAAGTCATATAATAAAACTAagagatattaatggtaatatcgagaaaaataacaataattagtggGGCTAAATAGGACAAAAAtcttatatagtaattatattaataataatcgtaatagtattcgtcatgataattattaccaaaaataacagtcccattataatgataacttaattaaatataaataaaataattgcaatatacacGGAAAATAATAACCCATTAAAATTTGGTAAATCAGAATAAAATTCACCACTCGAGTTATCAGTACCTCACAAAATACATTCGCccattatacatataatggaCCATATATCACACAGAATATTGATAAAGTATAAGATGTGTAATTTTGATGCTTTGTTCAATTGAAGCTAACAAAGAGCAATATTTGGTGTCTTGCTCGATTAAATAATGAGGTTTCTAAGTACAATGTCTCTTAAACGCTTCCTGTGAGAATATAAAGAATTCGTTTACAAGGAAGAAATATTTGGAACCGTGTCGACTCTACTCACTTATTactgatgttaataatgacaagaatattattattattattattattattattttttgttactattatcatcattattatcatcattattgttataccattatcattatttcacctaattatattgatattattgttgtccaTATTCCTGTCTTTATTTTATTGGCTTTctaaatatcatcactatcactgctattatcctcattaaaaaatattcttatcattgttgttattactattactattactgctaccaatgctaattcttttattataattatcatgaatataactGTCGTAGCTGTATTAGCATATTAATATCAAATGCATTGttcttattttccccattttcattttaaaggctatgataagaataatatgaagttataataacaataccactGTTActtacaataatactgataacaaaaataacaatatcagtactgataatgagaataataacaatgattagtgTAAGATTATGAAGAAAACATATGGTGTAAGAAAGATCTATAGCGTAAAGatttacataatgataaaatCGGTTTCCTCTAATAATTGTACATTCTCTCATGAACCATGCTTACCGTGACCTGGCAGGAAGTGCACATGAACGTTTGGGGAGGAAGAAAGACTAGGATGTCGCAGTGAGTAAGAAGTTACGAGTGAGACGCTCAGGTATATTGTTCAGTCTGTCTTTCTTACTCTTACCATTTCTGTGTTTCCACTGAATTAAATTGGTCGGAATATTGTGCTGACATTCACGATGTCAAATATGTGCTATTTAAAGTTCCATTTCGCCTAATTATGACATACTGTCTGCCAGCCAACGTACACAAGTAACGGTTCTTGGAAAACTCACATAACACTTCTCATTTCATTTATAGCAaactgtacacatatatacttttgtatccacacacacacatacacacaaacatatatatatatatatatatatatatatatatatatatatatatatatatatatatatatataatatatatatatacgtatgtatgtatgtatctatctatatgtacatatatatacacatatatatgtatatatatatatcagtgtatatatatcagtatatatgagACATActctatgataatatatcatatataatatacgtatataatgcatgtgtttatatttgcAGTTATTATATGGAACCAACTGTctgcacacatatacaataatatagcgTACAggtcttatttatctaatttatatatataatatatattatatatatataatatatatatatatatatataatgtgtgtgtgtgtgtgtgtgtgtgtgtgtgtgtgtatgcatatatttatatgatatatatacacaactaaccaatatacagaaaaaaagaaaaagaaaaaaaagaaagaaagaaaaagaaagaaagaaagaaaagaaaatatatatatatgtatcacatacaaatatatatataaatatatacatatatatacatgatatatatgtatacatttgtattatatacatatgtttatataatcaacacacaaatatatatacatatatatggattatatatatatatatatatatatatatatatatatatatatatatatatatattatatatatgtatacatatatatattcacacatgtacatatacttatactgtgtgcatgtacatgtatatgtatacgcacacacacagacacatatatatgtatgtatgtaatatacagaaatatgcgtatgaataaatgtatattaacttatatatgtatgtatgtatgtatgcatatatatatatatatatatatatatatatatatatatatatatatatatatatatgtttcacactaaacatatatatctactatatatatatatatatatatatagtatatatatatatatattatatatatatatattatatatatatatatatctattattatctattatattattattatatattatatatatatttatatcatatatgatatattgtgttgtgtaaaCAATGTATTTGTTTACTGCTACCAAGCGTGGTCTTGATATCTACGCTATCCCACCTGTTTTAGGTCCAGGGATCATTCATTACATCAATACAACAACGAGTtcgtatatagagatatatgtatatatgctcgcgcgcgcgcacacacacacacacacacacacaatgtacttGGAATTGACTGGAGAAATACCTGAAGAGCACATACACAACGTACATAACCGAGTGCAACGAAATTTTCCAAAAGCTACTATAAATGGCCGAGGGTGTGGCTTCTGCGTCGTTTAGGACAGAGGAGTATATAAAGGGTAAGTGGCTGAACTCGTCATCACATTGCAGTTAGCACTACAATTGCAGTCATGAAGACTCTGGTGAGTGATGTTAATACGTAATCATTCTGTGCATAAGTACACTCACTGATAGGTGAATTTATGTTACTTGTCTATTCTTAATTtgcaagtgtttatatatatatatatatatatatatatatatatatatatatatatatatatgtgtgtgtgtgtgtgtgtgtgtgtgtgtgtgtgtgtgtgtgtgtgtgtgtgtatgtatgtatgtgtgtgtgtgtgtatatataacgctTTTCCCATAAGAAAGCATGTCTTAAAAGATAATCTTATAAATTGTGATGTCCCAAGTTTATATAAATTTGCTGTTTTTTATATGCTTTCACCCTCAGATCGCTGTGTTGTTGGTCGCCTTCGTGGCAGCAGAACAGAAGCGCGAGGCTAAACCTTCCTACGGCCTCCACTACCCCCTTACCTACCCTTATGGTGTAGGCTTAGGTAGTACCTACGGGCTCTACCCATATGGCACTCACTCCTTCCTCAGTACCCGCGGCCACATCCTTCACAAGCGCGACGCTGAAGCCGACCCTGGCTACCTTTTGGGAGGAGGTCTTGGCCTAGGCAACGCTTATGGTTATGGCCTCACTTATGGCCTTGGTCAGGGTTATGGCTATGGATATCCATTAGGTCATGTTTCCTACCACGCCGCCAGCCACTCTATCGGCAAGCGTGAGGCTGAACCAGGCTTCGCACATGGTCTTCTTGGCCACGGAACATCCTACGGCTacaacccctctctcctctatccaggGATCGCTCATTCTTACCAATACAATCGCGCTTTTACTCCGCTTATCTACGGATAGTGAAAATATTGTTCTTCCTCCGGATATGATTGATTAAAATACATTGTATGATAGAAATGTGCACGTCTGACTAAGATTTTATATTAGTCAGTTGGCATTTCCTCCTCATATAAATGATACTTTCCGAAgtattgaaaattaaataaacgtCTGCAAGTCATATAAgaatttaattatctattatctattgtgTTATATGGATGACAAATCTGAAGTTACGacgatatgattatatatgccaaaataaaatagaattttaagTACCATAACTCCCATAGCATAAATACCAGTGATAACTTCGGGATTATTCTTTTgatgtttaaaatataatgtcCATAGACCTTTGGGCTAGATGAGCAGCGATAGTTGTGATCACTTGATACAAAATGCAGTATTGCTATGACTAAcagtgataaaagtgaaaataatatcaGTAGCAGGTACTCCTTAAacgattaatgatattattactgacagtgataaagatgacattattaaaagaaattaatagatatattgtttCTAATAGTGATTACCAAAGCCATATAATAAAACTAagagatattaatggtaatatcgagaaaaataacaataattagtggGGCTAAATAGGACAAAAAtcttatatagtaattatattaataataatcgtaatagtattcgtcatgataattattaccaaaaataacagtcccattataatgataacttaattaaatataaataaaataattgcaatatcacGGAAAATAATAACCCATTAAAATTTGGTAAATCAGAATAAAATTCACCACTCGAGTTATCAGTACCTCACAAAATACATTCGcccattatacatataattgacCATATATTCCACAGAATATTGATAAAGGATAAGATGTGTAATTTGATGCTATATGTCAATGAAGCTAACAAAGAGCAATATTTGGTGTCTTGCTCGATTAAATAATGAGGTTTCTGAAGTACAATGTCTCTTAAACGCTTTcctatagaatataaaaaaatcgtAAAGTTTACGAGGTAAAATTATTTGGAACCGTGTTTGCTCTATTCACTTATTACTGAttttaataatgacaagaatatcattattattattattattattattattattattattattattattattattatgattattattgttactattatcatcattattatcatcattattgttaataccattatcattatttcacctaattttattgttatttttgttgtctatGTTCCTGTCTCTATTTTATTGGCTTTctaaatatcatcactatcactgctattatcctcattaaaaaaatattcttatcattgttgttattactattactattactgctaccaatgctaattcttttattataattatcatgaatataactGTCGTAGCTATATTAGCATATTAATATCATATGCATTGTTCTTATTTTccacattttcattttaaaagtaatgatgagaataatatgaagttataataacaataccactGTTActtacaataatactgataataaaaatgacaatatcagtactgataatgagaatgataacaatgattagtATAAAGTATGAAAAAGCATATGGTGTAAGAAAGATCAATAGGGTAAAGatttacataatgataaaatCGG encodes the following:
- the LOC119574638 gene encoding glycine-rich protein-like isoform X1 yields the protein MKTLIAVLLVAFVAAEQKREAKPSYGLHYPLTYPYGVGLGSTYGLYPYGTHSFLSTRGHILHKRDAEADPGYLLGGGLGLGNAYGYGLTYGLGQGYGYGYPLGHVSYHAASHSIGKREAEPGFAHGLLGHGTSYGYNPSLLYPGIAHSYQYNRAFTPLIYG